From the Nodularia sphaerocarpa UHCC 0038 genome, the window CCATGACACCCTTAGAGGTGCTACAACCTTCATTACTATCATTAATTCGGTCTTATTTGAATGCTTTCCCCATGATTTTGGACTACCAAAGTGATTTTATTGTCCGAGTCATCCAGTTTACAGGACTAGCGCTAATTCATCAAATTCAAGAAACCATTAAGGTTCGTAAATACTTTGGCAATAGTGACATTTGTATGCTTCAGATTGCGAAAAATCTCCTCACCATCCCTGAACAATCTGTATTGAGTATTTTCGGGGTTTCTGAGTCAAAAATTGCCAACCAAACAATTCATAAATTCCCGCAACCTGAAAAAGAGCAGCAATTGGTTCCTCTTTATTACGAAAAAACTCGCCTGCGTGGTTGTTAATTAAACTTTTTTTGCATTTATCCTGGGTTAATTAATGCTAACTTCTTCTACAAATCCATTGCTAACTTCTCTGCTTGATATTGCGAGTAATATCGAGATTAAGTCCAACTTCTCGATTTACCATCCCAATTATCAACCGTTTGCTTTACCAGCGAAAGTCGCAGATAGATTTAAACAAAATCCGGCGGCTTTACAGCATAAATATCTGAATCTATTACTGCGAAATTTCCTGTACGGTATCTATTACAATGGTTCTTTACAAAGCACTTTGGCTGTTAATATTGAAACGGCTCATTGTTTGCGACACCAAAGTTTAGAAGTTAATTCTATTTTGGATGTTGATTGGGAATTTTATGAACAACTACAAACTAGCAATCACGGTAAAGGTTATTTTGACCCCAGTTGGCAGGTGTTGAGTCTGGAACCAGATGGTAGTATGGCTGTAACTAAAGGCGGTTTGACAGTGTATATTGAACCAGACTGTCACCTCAAACCGAGTAAAAAATCTGCTAAGGTGGGGGAATCAGTGGCGATTTGGATGCCTAAAAACCGAGTCCAAAAGGGCTGTTATTTAGCAGTTAGCAATGTTGGACAGGAAAAGCAAGGTAATCCAGATGTGGATTTGGGTATAGGCAGAATCTATTTTAATTTTACCTCATCTGGTGCGATCGCCTGCATGGATGGATTAACGCAGCAACTCAACGCCGCTAATATTCCTTTTACTTTTCAGGTTCTCTATAATCCGGCTGGATATGGACGTTATGATTCAGGTATACTTTATTTTGAACGCCAGGATTATCCAGCAATTCGCAAAGTTCTTCAGGTTGTTTATACAGAATATCAATCTCATTTTCTGCCGGAAATACCTTTGTTTACGAAGTTTTTAGCGCCAGGATTGAGTTTAGCTGAAGAACCAACTCAAAAATTCGCCGCACAGGAAAGTTTTGGGATGAACCGTTGTCAAATTGTCGCCAATGCTTTGTTGGAAGCTTGGGAAAAGGGTAAAAATGCAATGGAGGAACGCATGAGGGTGATTGATAAACATTTTTCCCAGCATTTGATTGATTTACAGCGTCCTTACCTCAACCCTAGTTCTGAGGATATCTATCAACCTTTGAAATAATGTCTTTTACTTATAACCGGACTATTCACCTTCAAGATACAGATGCTGCTGGAGTAGTTTATTTTGCTCATGTTTTGTGTATGTGTCATGAAGCTTATGAAGCATCTCTAGAAGCATCTAATATCCATCTCAAAGCGTTTTTTACTCATCCATCTGTGGCTTTTCCAATTGTTCACGCTAATGTGGATTTTTTTCGTCCGATGTGCTGCGGGGATAAGTTGGAAATTAGTTTAATTCCTCACAAGTTAGGTGTGAATAAGTTTGAAGTTAATTATGAAATAATGGTTGAAAATGTGCTGGTGGCTAAGGCTGTTACTAGACACGTTTGTATTGATGCGGTTAGTAGAAGTAAGCAGGATTTATCGGCTGAGATAATTCAGTGGTTAGAAACGAACCGTCACGACGCAGAGGGCGCGGAGAGAAGAAAGTCAAGAGAGATTTTGTAGATGTTCTGTGGCGATTTTTTGCAGGTGTTGACGGTTGATTTTTCCTTGGGGATTTCGGGGTAAGGTGGTTACGGAAATCCAATGTTTGGGAATTTTGAATTTACTCAGTTTTTTATTGAGTTCTGTTTGCAGTATTTGGGTGGAAATTTGGGGATGTTTGGGAATGTAAATGGCTGTTACTGCTTCTCCCCAGTGTTTATCAGGTAAGCCGATGATACAAACATCAGTTACCATTTGAGTTGATTTGATTGCGGCTTCAATTTCGGCTGGATAAATGTTTTCTCCGCCTGTAATAATTTTGTCGCTGCTACGTCCGATAATGTTTAAATAACCTTGTGAATCTAAATATCCTATGTCGTCTACTTGTAAATAATGCTGGTTCTCCCAGGTTTGCGGATAGTATCCCAGGGCTAATGATTGCGCCTGAATGGTGATATTTCCGGTTTGATTGGGATTTAAAATTTCACCTTGTTGATTGCGAATTTTTACCTGTGCATGAGGAAGAATTTGACCACTGTTAATTTTACCATTTAAAAAGTCATCTGGTTTGAGGGTGGCAATTTGAGAGGCTGTTTCTGTCATTCCATAGGTTGGTGCTAAACGTATGCGGTGAAATCTCGCTTTTTCTAACAGTTCTTCCCACGCTGGCGCACCTCCTAAAAGTACGGTTGTGAATTGGGATAGCCATTGTGTTAGTTGGGGGTTTTCTAGTAGGCGTTGTAATTGTGTGGGGACTAAAGATATAAAGAAATCTTCTGGTTTAATCTGATATTCTGGACTTGATGCTAAAGTTTTAAATGGTGCGATAGCTACGCTAGCCGAAGGCATCGCTAATTTACCTCCAGTGGTAAAAGAACGCATAAATTGCATTAAACCACTAACATGATATAGCGGTAATACACAAAAGGAATTGACTTGGGTTAGCTGAAAATATTGGGTAAATCCTTGTACAGATGCGATTAGAGTCTCCCATGTATGAATAGCAAATTTAATCTTTCCCGATGAACCACCTGTGGGAATCATGATGTATGGGAAATGGTTCGAGATGCGATGAGGAGATATTTTTATTTCTAGTCCCCAAATTATATCAGGTTGTACTAATTCTAAAACTTCTTGCCATTCTTGTTTTCCCCAATCGGGGTTACACAAAAAAACTTGACAACCAGACGCACAAGCAGCAATAAAACCTGCAAGAAATCGCATTGGTTCACGTTCTGCTAAGATAATTTTAGGAGTATTTCCAGAAACCAATAATTGCTGTAGTTCTAAATATAATTCTGAGGCTATTTGCTGAAATTTATACTTATTATCACCAATGATAAAATCTGTTTTAGCCAGTTGGTTTAAATAAAATAGGGGTGATTCTATGGACATTTAAATTAGGTTTCTTCTTAATTTACTAACCCTGGCGACTAGAAGTCGCGGCTATACAAGCAAAACCCGCACTATGGCTAACGCCACGCTACGCTAACGACAAGCTCAGTGACCACCTGCGCGGGTTAAAAGATTTGATGAATTTTGTTTGTCACCAAAATTTTTAACCTGCTAAAAAATGGTTAATACCAAAACCAACAGCCCGATTTGTTAAAGATAATTCTGCTGCTAGTTGGAGTGCGGCTTGTCTACCAATTTCTGTTTCAAAGACTGAGGAAAACACCGCATCAATTTGATGTTTTTGGCAAAATTGCCGCAGACGAGACGGTGAACCGGCTATCCCTGGTTTAATCACAAAAATTCCTCGCCAACCTTGTTGAAAACAGTTCTCAAGTTGTTGGAGTGTGGCTACAGATTCATCTAAGGCGATCGCAGTCTGAAAACTAGCACTCAATTCCAACATCGCCGAAAATTGTGACACAGGCAATGGTTGTTCAAGAAACTCAATATTTGCGGAAATATCGTCACAAATACCCAGCCATAATTTAGCTTCCTCATAACTCAGTCCACCATTGGCATCTAATCGCAATTTAGCAGCAGGTGGTAAACTCCGAGTCAATAAATCAAAAATTTTCAACTCATTATAAATTGCATCCACCCCAATCTTCCATTTAAACGTGCGATATCCCTGCTTCCACAGCTTTTCCCATTGACTTAAAGCCCCCTCCCCAGAGGGTAACAAAGCACTATAAGTCAGAAATTGGCTATATTCCTTGTCTTCCCCACTCCCCATTCCTCCCAAAGCCGACTCAAAACCAAATTGACAAGCAGGTAAATTATCAGGGATAGAGAAAATCATCTCCTCTGTAACTTCTGCGGGTAATTGGCGACAAAAATCTAAAGCCTGTTCTAGAGTTTCCGAACTAAACCAACTAATAGGGGCTATTTCCCCGTAACCACAGCCACCCAGACAAACAATTATCCCCTCACGGGTATGCCAAATCCCATGATTAGTCACAAGTGGCTGCAAAAACCGCCGCCGATAACAACGAAAATCAAACCGATAACCTCTCACCTCTCCCTCTCCGCGCCTCTGCGCCTCTGCGTGATAAAAATTCCTTATCCAGCCCCCAACATAAACCCCAAACCCAACAGCAAACAACAGGAAAAATGTAAATTAACCGCAATAAACTTACAATTACTCACCTTTTCCGGGAGATGATGATTTTCTTGAACATGACGACATAACTGAAAACCAAAAGGTAAACTCAACCAACTCAACAAAGTCCAAACCGGGAACATACCCAATAAAACAAACAGCAAAATCAGAGGATAAATCGCCCCCGTAAACCAAGAGAGGAGTTTTGCAGCTTTTGCCGTACCTAGACGCACAACAGGCGATCGCTTGCCTGCGGCTATGTCATCCTTAACTTGGTGAAAGTGTGAGCAAAATAAAACTAAGCTGGTGGCAATGCCCACAATCACCGCAGCTGCTAAACTGTTTATTGACCAACTTGCAGTTTGACTATAATATGCGGCGGCGATCGCCAAAGGACCAAAAGCAAAAAAGCAAAGAATTTCGCCCAAACCCTGGTATCCTAAGCGAAAGGGTGGCCCTTGGTATGTGTAGCCCAAAGCGCAGCACAGCAGAATTAAGCCGATAATAGTAGGGTCTTTTTGCCATATTGCGATCGCAATTATTCCCAACAGCCCAGAAACTAAACACAAGTTTCCTAACCAAAATATTAATAGCTTATTTCCAGTTAAGTTTACTAACGAATGATGTTTATTTTCGTCAATTCCAGTTTCTGAATCAAACACATCATTACTGATATTTTCCCAAGCTAATATTAAAATTGCCGCAGCGATAAAAGTAGAAAATACTACTAAATTAAAACTTTTGGTTTCCGCAAAAGCCACTGCTGTTCCTACCCAAATCGGCATAATAGCAACGCTGTACATCGGCGGTTTAATAGCCGCCATCCATAATTTAATTTGAGGATTTGCAATCTGCTTTGTAGTCATCAGTCGTGATTAATGAGATTACCGTCACCTTACAATACATAAACAGGACTTACGCAGAAGTCTGGAAAAACCAACCACAGAGGACACAGAGTACACCGAGTTATGAGAGTTTGCGAGGTTTTTTGCGTAAGTCTTCAGAAAATTTTACAGTTTTGAGAGACACCAGCACCCCTGTACGCAATTCAATAGTGATTCTGTAGGGCTGGAACTTTGGGGTTTACTAAATACTGGTTAAGTGCCAAACTTAGGGAATTTGCTGTGGTTGGTTAACCTCTTGTTAGTAACACTCACTTTTTGGCTGCAACCCGAAACTAGGAATAGCTGTTCAGCGTCTGAGAACACCATAAATACAGCAAACCATACTCTGGTGAAGTGGCAACTGAATATGTTACCTGTAGAAATACGACCACGTTTAATTACACTTTAGGAAGTTAACTTAAAAAAAGTTTACTATTGCTAGATCCATGACAGTTTTACCATGTCGCAGCAACTTCTTTGTCAAAAACAAAGACCTATACCATTTTCTGTTAAACGTTCAGGAAAATTGCCGAAATCATAATTGTGGGCAAATTGTGAGTATTTCGCTGGATATTGACTGGGTAGATCCCTTAGTTGTATTAGATAAACTTACGCAAGCAAATGACATAAATTTTTACTTTGAGAATCAAGCTAAAGGAGAAGCGATCGCCGCCATTGATACTGTGACAAAATTAGAAATTGATGGCAAAGAGCGTTTTAATCAAGCTGAACATTTTATCAAATCTTGTCTAAAAAATATTATAAACTTTGGTAACAATCAGTTAACTTTTGCGGGACCTCACTTTTTTTGTTATTTCAGCTTTTTTGATTATAATTCTCAAATAGATTATCCATTTCCATCTGCTACAGTTTTTCTGCCTCGTTGGCAAATATCAGTCAAAAATAAACGCTGTATATTAGTCAATAATATAATTATCAAAGCCAGCACCAATGTAGAAAATATATTGCAGAATTTGCAGGATAAAATCGTTCAAATTCAGTCTTTAGAATATACTTCTACAAATTTAGAGCAGTTACCAACTAAGTTTAGTAAACAATCTGTAACAAATGCTCAAGATTTTAAACGCGCCGTGGGTTCAGCCGTAGAAAAAATTCGGTCTAGCCATTTAAGTAAAATTGTCCTAGCAAATGCCTTAGATGTCAAATCCAACCATAATTTTAATTTATTCAAATCCTTAAACAATCTTCGGCAAATACATCCTAATTGTTATATTTTTTCTACTAGCAATGGGAAAGGACAAAACTTTATTGGTGCGAGTCCAGAAAGATTAATTAGTATTCATAATCAAGAGTTAATTTCTGACGCTTTAGCTGGTTCTGCACCCAGAGGTAAAACACCTGCTGAAGATGCTGCTAATGCAAATCGTTTATTAAATAGTATTAAAGAAAGACATGAACATTCTCTAGTAATTGATTTCATTACTCAACGCCTCACCCAGCTAGGTTTGTTACCCCAAGTATTAGCGCCGCGCCTGAGACAATTATCTAATATTCAGCATTTATGGACACCAATTACAGCCAAAGTTACCGCTAACGTCCACCCGTTACAGATTGTTTCTCAATTGCATCCTACCCCAGCCGTGGCGGGTGCAACGAGAGATTTTGCTTGTGCAGAAATTCGTCGTTATGAAAGTTTTGAGCGGGGTTTATATGCTGCGCCTCTGGGTTGGGTAGATGCTAGCGGTAACTGTGAGTTTATTGTGGGGATTCGTTCGGCTTTAATAGATGGCGATCGCGCGAGGTTGTATGCTGGTGCTGGGATTGTGGCTGGTTCTGATCCTGAGAAGGAGTTTGCTGAGGTGCAGCTGAAACTTCAGGCTTTGCTCAAAGCATTAGTTTAAAACTCTTTTTACAATTATCTCATGGGTTCGGTTCTGATTGCAGATTCCGTCAATCACATAGAACAAGCTCATTTTGAAAGGAATCACCAACACCACAGATTATTTTTTGCAGCACGAGCGCATCATTCTTCGTATTCATAGTAGTGGAGGGTATCGTATACTTAATGACACTGCCATAACTATATCCTGTGTCATAAGTCTATGGACGAGCTAAACCTCTACCTGCAATCACTCATTCAAGAGGCTTGCAATCACCCACCAACTAGCCCACAGCGTAGTAAAGCTATCAACAGTTTGCTGAGAGTTCTCCAGAATTTAAAGCTTACCGGGAATAGAGAAAACGATATTTACCAAGAAGCTCTATATAAAACTATGTTTAATTTGAGTAAGACAGTTTGCGAGAAATATGATCCTCATCGAGGTTCATTCTTGACTTGGTTTAATATATGCCTTCGCAATCAGTACAGGGATGAACTTCGGGCTGCTAAACGCGATCGCTCTCGCAGACAGTCTGTATGGCAAAATGATGAAGCTGAACTTGACCCTTTAGATCAAGTTGCCGCTCCGGTAGATGCTAACTTACTCCTAGATACTTGGGAATCATTTGTGCAATGGATTCAAGATGATCCTGACAATCTGCTGAAGACTTGCCACATTAGAAATAACCCAAAAGCCAATTGTCAATTGCTTGCATACTTAAAACTTGTGAGTGGTAAAGAAGAGAAAGATATTGCTACAGAATTTGGCTTATCACGCGGTACTATCTCGGCTCATTGGTGTAGAAAATGTGAATCCTTACTCCAAGATTGGTTAGAAAAAAATCAGAGGCTGTTTGGAGAAAATAATTATGACAGATAAGTTAAATCTTCTACGAGAACTGGCAATTCCCTTCCCAATTCCTCCATCGTTTCGCCGCCAAGCCAAAGCCTACGCGTCGCAGTATTTCACACAAGAGGCTCAAAAAAGAAGCTATTTGAATACTCTAGCTCTCCTAGTAGCCAATGGGTACTTACGTCTGCTTGGTTTTGAGACTAATCTGAGCAAACTAGAGAGATGGAATGCCCTGTATCGTCTCTGGAGCGAAGGGAACGAGCTAGAATTGTCTGGATTGGGTAATTTGGAATGTTGCGTAATTACCCCAGGACAAGAGACTGTAATTTTACCACCAGAAACTTCCTTCCCAGCAGAAACTTGGAGCGATGGGCAGCGACCCATCATAGGCGATAGCAAGGCGCTGCTGCAAGCAGATCGCATTGGCTATTTATTTGTAGAAATTCCTAGTTCGGAACATAACGCCAAACTGGTTGGTTTTCTACCTGCTTGCGAAATTACTGATGCAGAAATAGCAATTGCTGATTTGCAGTCTATGGATGACCTCATCGATTACTTAGTACCAGCAGAAAAAGTCCAGACAAATGATCTGACACGAGAATTTGCAGAAAGAAAAATTACCTACTTAAGAAACTGGTTAAATAACATTTATACAGCAGATTGGCAACCCTCAATGCGGGATCTGCGAGGTGCTACCTGCAAGAAAAAACTCAATCTGGCAGGACAAATATTTGAACTGCAACTTTCTATTTCTCAAAGTGAAGATGAATTGATGTTAGTGAGAGTGATTGTTCAAGGTGAAAATGCTTATTTGCCTGGAGGAATGCAGGTCAGTGTACCAGACGAATCTGAGATTTATACCGAAACAGTAAATGAAGTGGCTGATCTAATTTCTATCCCTCTGGAATTACTTAGTGGTGAGGAATTTTGGGTAGAGTTACGGTTAGGAGAAGACAGCATAAGAGAATATTTCATTGCTTGAAAAATAGCTGATAATGATTTGTAATTAAAGTGTGCTATAACAAATTAGTGAACGTTAAAATTTTCGACTAAACAAGACTTTATTCACCTCTTGTCAATATGAGTTGCTGAATTCATTGTAGTTTAAAATTTGAATTAGTATAATGGCGTTTAAAATATACTTTAAAATTGGCGGACGAGTAAAACTCAACCATGCGGAAGTTCTGCCTGTCACCCTTGCGCTTTACAATCAGCAAGAGCAAATACAAGAACTGGTTTCTTTTCTATCTCCTCTACCAAAACCTCTCGAAGATCAGTTTAAACAATGGCAGTATTATATTGGTCTTCAAGGTAATCGTAAGGTTGCTAGAAATCGGGATAATTTCATTTCCGGGACAGTTAATCTCACGGAACTCGCTAATTCCTTGAAAGCCGAATTGAACAAATGGTTAGGTAGGGATGGCTGGATCGATGAAAATGGACAGGTTGATTCACGAGTTGGTCAAGTTTTGGACAGATTCAGGGAGAAAATTACAAAGAATGATGAAGTCCAGATTATTGTGCAGACAGAAGACCGACAACTACGGGGACTTCCCTGGCAAGAGTGGGATACATTGGCTGGTTATACTAATAGGGGTGTGGAAGTTGCCATCAGTGCTACAAATTTCCAGCGACTAACTCAAAAGCAAACGCCACAACTGAGAGCAACTGCACGCATACTTGTAGTTTTTGGTGACGAAAAGCTTGGTTTTGCACAAGAAGAAGATTTTATTAAAAGTCTGAAACAGCATGGTGGAGAACCCCATATCCTCAGACAACCTACACGCCAAGAATTAGAACAAAAGTTAAAAGATCCCCAAGGGTGGCACATTTTCTTTTTTGCTGGACACAGTGAAAGCGATCGCAACGGGCGGATTGGGTGGATTCAAATTAACCCAGCCGATGGCAAACAAGGAATTATTGAAATCAGTGAACTCAGAGAATTACTCCAAAGTGCAATCAACCAAAAGCTGCAATTGGCAATCTTTAATTCTTGTGATGGTCTAGGTTTGGCAAACCAGCTAACTGAGCTATCACTACCTTACTGTATTGTGATGCGGGAAATGGTTGAGTCCTCTGTCGCCAGAGAATTATTGAGGCATTTTCTCGCAGCTTTTGTGAAAGATCGCTCTTTATTTGCATCAATGAATGCAGCCAGACAGCAGCTACAAAATAAATTTGAACCTGGTAAAAGTTGGCTACCTGTAATTGTTGCCAATCCTCTGGCGAAAGAACTCACCTGGAATCGTTTGTTTTCAGAGAGGAGGTTATCTTGGCAGTGGGAGATGGTATTGGGGATAGTGGCGATCGCTGTGCTAGTGTGCCTACCTGTAGGGATATTGTGCGAATTTCAGGGTTGGGAAACCTTGACGTTTTACACCCAACTCTACCCCCACCTGATAGTGTATCCTTCTTTGTTTCTGTGGATGCCTCTGTTTGCAGCTTACAGAGCGCATTGTATGATTCGTGTCAAGACAGGCCCATTCATATTTTTGACATTCTTAACTATTTTTCTCGTATTGGGGGGTCTGTTTTTTGAGCTTACAGGCGATCGCATCATGTTAATGGAGTTTAAATCCGATGCGACGACGACAATTTACGCACAGCAACTACCTCAACTTTACTCCAAGTGGAGAACAACAGCAGCAGATATTAAAAGCATTCCCCCAGAAATTTTTAACCCCAGTCAAGCTTTTGATGTTGATGGAAATTTGACACTAAAAAAATCAGAATTAGAACCAGCCATAGAACGAATGCTCCCTAATAACATTACGGGAATGCAAGCGCTTTTACGTATTGCTACCGCCTATGATGTTTGGCGACAAAATCCTCAAGCCTTTTCCATCAGTCGGTTGTTTTACGCCCTCACCTTTATTGCCATCATTACTTGTGGTGTTCAGATTCTGGCACTTGTAGCGACGATTTTGTTTGTACCAGATTCTATATTTAACAAGAATAAATACTTGACTTATGTCATTATGTGTGAATTAGGTATCCTGTTGTGGGTGCCTTTTCAAAGCTACAGCATAGAGAATACCAAAAGCCTATTATTTTCATACGAGTTTCGAGGAACTCTAGCTGGACTCAATGTTCTTCTTTACGCAATTATTGCCATCATAGCTTTAGCAACTATTAGCAGCATCTACAGAAGCGCCAGCAAAAAATATCAGCCTATTTTATTGTCATTCTTGTTAGGTAGTTTAGTCCTTGGGCTTCTAGGTAGCTGGTTTGGTGTTTCTTTTATTGATCATCTGTTTGGAATGAGTAGTACCAATCCCCTAACTCCTTGGTTTGCAAGTAGCATTTTCTTTGCTGCTTTATTTTTCTTCTTGTTCGTGCGGTTGATTGATCATAGCGTTGGAGACGAGTGAATATGGAAGGTAAATTAGTCAGTAAAGAACAGCAGAAAGTAATTTTGATTGTCAGCTTAGGATACATTTTGCCCGTTCTCTTGATTTATTTGGGATTAGTTCCTTTCTCCTGGCGGTTTTATATCCTGATTTTGGCTGCTGTGGCTATTTTAGCGATCGCCCAACTGTATCAATTCTCTCCTAGAGAACTGGGAATTACAAAACAAAACTTCAGCAGTTCTCTCAGTGCGATCGCTCTACCAACCTTGGCTTCTGCTTTGCTAATGTTGATTTACTATATGATCCAAGGGGCGCGTATTGATAACTCTGCGTACAGATGGCCTTTCTATATTTTCTTTGTGGCTGTGTCTTCCCCTCTACAAGAGTTTTTATATCGCGGCTTTTTATTCGGTATTTTTTCCAGAGCTAAATTAGCGATTTGGTTACAGATTCTACTCTCGACATTACTTTATAGTCTCGTTCATCTCATCTATGAAGATGTACCCACCCTGTTATCTACATTGATTATTGGTCTATTCTGGGGCTATCACTACGCCAAGTATCGGAATTTATATAGTATCATCATCTGTCACTCGATACTGGGTGCGATCGCTATCCTAGTTGGACTAGTATAAGTCTCAAGAAAATTTTTTTGCGTATTTTGCAGCACTGAGGGCTTCTCTGACGTATCTAT encodes:
- a CDS encoding CPBP family intramembrane glutamic endopeptidase, which encodes MEGKLVSKEQQKVILIVSLGYILPVLLIYLGLVPFSWRFYILILAAVAILAIAQLYQFSPRELGITKQNFSSSLSAIALPTLASALLMLIYYMIQGARIDNSAYRWPFYIFFVAVSSPLQEFLYRGFLFGIFSRAKLAIWLQILLSTLLYSLVHLIYEDVPTLLSTLIIGLFWGYHYAKYRNLYSIIICHSILGAIAILVGLV